From one Salinibacterium hongtaonis genomic stretch:
- a CDS encoding replication-associated recombination protein A: MTVQPGLRSGATPLAVRMRPRSLDEVAGQKHLLTPGSPLVSLASADITEQRAVSLILWGPPGTGKTTLAQAIAHSSGRRFVELSAVTAGVKDVREVMESALSQRDLYGNSTVLFLDEIHRFTKAQQDALLPGVENGWVILVAATTENPSFSVISPLLSRSLLLTLEQLSDDDLGVLVDRAVTDPRGLAGKFALDPEARAAIIRLASGDARRALTALEAAAGSAEATPGEGEAVPLITADIVAVAVDRALLRYDRNGDEHYDVISAFIKSIRGSDPDAALHYLARMIEAGEDPRFIARRIIVHAAEDIGMADPQALVIATSAASAVQLIGMPEGRIPLAEAVIYLATAPKSPGVIRGIDAAISDVRAGNFGRVPKPLRDAHYAGAKKLGHGKGYRYPHDSDLGVVAQEYLPKELRGRRYYVPTDHGNERDVSTRLEKLLRIIRGK, from the coding sequence ATGACTGTCCAGCCTGGCCTGCGCTCCGGCGCCACTCCGCTGGCCGTGCGTATGCGCCCCCGCAGCCTTGATGAGGTTGCCGGCCAGAAGCACCTTCTCACCCCCGGCTCGCCCCTGGTGAGCCTCGCTTCGGCCGACATTACCGAGCAGCGCGCCGTTTCCCTTATTTTGTGGGGCCCGCCGGGAACCGGCAAGACAACTCTGGCCCAGGCGATCGCACATAGCTCCGGCAGACGTTTCGTCGAGCTTTCGGCGGTGACCGCTGGTGTCAAGGATGTGAGAGAGGTCATGGAGTCCGCTCTGTCGCAGCGCGATCTCTATGGCAACTCCACCGTGCTCTTTCTCGACGAGATCCACCGCTTCACCAAAGCGCAGCAGGACGCTCTATTGCCCGGCGTCGAAAACGGCTGGGTTATTCTCGTGGCCGCGACGACGGAAAACCCCTCGTTCTCCGTGATCTCACCATTGCTTTCGAGGTCCTTGCTGCTCACGCTCGAACAACTGAGCGACGATGACCTCGGCGTGCTTGTGGATCGGGCGGTCACCGACCCCCGCGGCCTGGCCGGCAAGTTTGCGCTCGACCCCGAAGCGCGGGCCGCCATCATCCGCCTCGCCTCCGGTGACGCCAGGCGAGCGCTCACGGCGCTTGAGGCGGCTGCAGGCTCGGCGGAGGCGACGCCGGGGGAGGGCGAGGCGGTGCCGCTGATCACCGCGGACATCGTCGCGGTCGCTGTAGACCGAGCGCTTCTGCGGTATGACCGCAATGGTGACGAGCATTACGACGTGATCAGTGCGTTCATCAAGTCGATCAGGGGCTCGGATCCCGATGCAGCCCTGCACTACTTGGCGCGAATGATCGAGGCGGGCGAGGATCCGCGGTTCATTGCACGGAGGATCATCGTCCACGCGGCAGAAGATATTGGCATGGCGGACCCCCAGGCTTTGGTCATCGCAACCTCGGCTGCCTCAGCCGTCCAGCTCATCGGCATGCCAGAGGGACGCATCCCGCTCGCAGAAGCGGTGATCTACCTGGCGACGGCGCCGAAGTCTCCCGGTGTGATCCGCGGAATCGACGCGGCGATCTCCGATGTGCGGGCTGGCAACTTCGGACGGGTGCCCAAGCCTCTCCGGGACGCACACTATGCGGGGGCTAAGAAGCTCGGTCACGGCAAGGGCTACCGTTACCCGCACGATTCTGACCTCGGCGTCGTGGCCCAGGAGTACCTGCCGAAGGAACTCCGGGGGCGTCGCTATTACGTGCCCACCGATCACGGCAATGAGAGGGATGTCTCGACACGGTTGGAGAAGCTGCTGCGGATCATCCGCGGCAAGTGA
- a CDS encoding peptidylprolyl isomerase: protein MHAIVGGATVTAPRAATWLLSAMVLGAIDRVGGQVATSRGSEKEARAARERLRVYNARQTVHENTVSRRKRDNVIAVIAGAVVVAIAVAAQVAFFSFGPGASSPDAAPSPSPSSSAPVEGKNVGDVPSPDLAEGRTWTGQLTLNDVALDIELDGAAAPQAVSAFIQGTEDGYFVGKTCHRLTNGGFFVLQCGSADGQGSTDTSFSFGPIENAPADDFYPAGTLAMARVGGDAFSNGRQFFIVYDDTTIPSDAAGGYTVLGKVTGGLDALRAAITDAGVVPGSAETDGSPVIPTTITGLTLN, encoded by the coding sequence ATGCATGCAATCGTAGGCGGAGCCACTGTCACCGCGCCGCGCGCGGCAACGTGGCTGCTGTCGGCTATGGTTTTGGGGGCAATCGACCGCGTCGGAGGACAAGTGGCAACCAGCAGGGGTAGCGAAAAAGAAGCACGAGCTGCACGCGAGCGTCTTAGGGTTTACAACGCCCGCCAGACGGTGCACGAGAACACCGTCTCTCGGCGCAAGCGAGACAACGTCATCGCCGTAATTGCTGGGGCCGTGGTGGTGGCAATCGCAGTGGCCGCGCAGGTCGCGTTCTTCTCCTTCGGCCCTGGAGCATCTTCCCCAGACGCGGCGCCATCTCCTTCACCGTCGTCCTCTGCTCCCGTGGAGGGAAAGAACGTTGGCGATGTCCCCTCTCCCGATCTGGCCGAAGGCCGCACCTGGACAGGCCAGCTCACTCTCAATGACGTTGCGCTCGACATCGAGCTAGACGGTGCTGCCGCTCCCCAGGCAGTTTCGGCCTTCATCCAGGGCACTGAGGATGGCTACTTCGTCGGAAAGACCTGCCACCGGCTTACGAACGGTGGATTCTTCGTGCTTCAGTGCGGCTCTGCCGACGGGCAGGGGTCCACCGACACGAGCTTCAGTTTCGGCCCCATCGAGAACGCTCCGGCTGACGACTTCTACCCCGCTGGCACACTTGCGATGGCCCGCGTTGGCGGAGATGCATTCAGCAATGGTCGCCAGTTCTTTATCGTTTACGACGACACGACTATCCCCTCCGACGCTGCGGGCGGGTATACGGTGCTCGGAAAGGTCACTGGTGGGCTCGATGCGCTGCGTGCGGCCATCACGGATGCCGGTGTTGTCCCCGGCAGCGCCGAGACTGACGGCTCCCCGGTTATTCCCACTACTATTACGGGCCTGACCCTCAACTGA
- a CDS encoding DUF349 domain-containing protein has translation MTNNNQAPWGRVDDDGTVFVREGDSERAVGQYPDGTPEEALAYFERKFTDLAGQVTLLEQRIKRGTPASDVAKTVNALMATVSTANAVGDLASLRARLEALGGAVGELTEKQQAETRAALEAAVAYRTALVEEAEALAAQDPATAQWKQVSAAIDEIFARWQAHQQEGPRLPKAEGNELWKRFRAARSTIETHRKAFFAELDATHKQARSRKQELVARAEALIPQGIDGVHAYRQLLDEWKAAGRAGKKYDDALWARFKAAGDAIYAAKAEVDARDNEEFDENLRLKEELLAEAQPLLTETDRGVARAKLMSIQERWDAIGKVPRANVKSVEERIRAVEAAVRRLDDEHWKRNNPERKARAEGLAAQLQDAIANLEKELADAKTTGDPARIAKAQEALDARRAWLGVIAD, from the coding sequence GTGACGAATAACAATCAGGCACCATGGGGCCGCGTCGACGACGACGGCACGGTTTTCGTGCGCGAAGGCGATAGCGAGCGCGCGGTCGGACAGTACCCCGACGGCACCCCCGAAGAGGCTCTCGCCTACTTCGAACGCAAGTTCACCGACCTAGCGGGCCAGGTGACGCTACTAGAACAACGAATCAAGCGCGGCACTCCCGCTTCTGACGTTGCGAAGACCGTCAACGCACTGATGGCCACGGTCTCGACGGCCAACGCCGTCGGCGACCTTGCATCGCTGCGCGCACGCCTTGAAGCTCTCGGTGGCGCTGTCGGAGAGCTCACGGAGAAGCAGCAGGCAGAAACTCGCGCGGCCCTCGAGGCCGCCGTCGCCTACCGCACCGCTCTCGTCGAAGAAGCCGAGGCACTCGCGGCTCAGGACCCGGCAACTGCACAGTGGAAGCAGGTCAGCGCGGCGATCGATGAGATTTTTGCGCGCTGGCAGGCGCACCAGCAAGAGGGCCCGCGTCTTCCTAAGGCCGAGGGCAACGAGCTGTGGAAGCGATTCCGCGCGGCACGGTCCACGATCGAGACGCACCGCAAGGCCTTCTTTGCCGAGCTTGACGCGACTCATAAGCAGGCACGCTCTCGCAAGCAGGAGCTCGTTGCTCGCGCCGAGGCGCTTATTCCTCAGGGAATTGATGGCGTCCACGCCTACCGCCAGCTTCTCGACGAGTGGAAGGCCGCCGGTCGCGCCGGCAAGAAGTACGACGACGCGCTCTGGGCTCGGTTCAAGGCTGCGGGCGACGCGATCTATGCTGCCAAGGCCGAGGTTGATGCTCGGGACAACGAAGAATTCGATGAGAATCTTCGCCTCAAGGAGGAGCTTCTCGCCGAGGCGCAGCCGCTTCTTACTGAGACCGACCGCGGAGTTGCCCGCGCCAAGCTGATGTCCATCCAGGAGCGCTGGGATGCAATCGGCAAAGTACCCCGCGCTAATGTCAAGTCTGTCGAAGAGCGCATTCGCGCCGTTGAAGCCGCCGTTCGTCGCCTCGACGACGAGCATTGGAAGCGCAACAACCCCGAGCGCAAGGCACGCGCAGAAGGCCTAGCGGCTCAGTTGCAGGATGCGATTGCCAATCTCGAAAAGGAGCTGGCCGACGCCAAGACCACGGGCGACCCTGCCCGCATTGCCAAGGCACAGGAGGCGCTTGACGCCCGCCGTGCGTGGCTCGGAGTCATCGCGGACTAA
- a CDS encoding RelA/SpoT family protein yields the protein MTEVTSNSPATRRLLLPRLFSRAQHAGAIENLIRTVRTHHPKADVELLERAYRTADEAHKGQKRKSGEPYITHPVAVAQILADLGIGAKTLAAALLHDTVEDTEYTLDMLRRDFGDEVAMLVDGVTKLDKLKYGDSAQAETVRKMVVAMSKDIRVLVIKLADRLHNARTWGFVSSESAKRKAQETIEIYAPLAHRLGIQAIKWELEDLSFAVLQPKLYVEIESLVKQRTPQREQFVQQVIDSVNEDLKSARIKGRVMGRPKQYYSIYQKMILRGRDFDEIYDLVGIRVLVSSVRDCYAVLGSIHARWTPIPGRFKDYIATPKFNLYQSLHTTVIGPKGRPVEIQIRTDEMHQRAEYGVAAHWKYKDRLSGGKDSSSSIAGDSDMAWLAHISDWQAETADPEEFLDSLRFEIGAKEVYVFTPQGKVIGLPAGATPVDFAYAVHTEVGHRTMGAKVNGRLIPLESELNSGDVVEVFTSKNPDAGPSQGWLTFVKSTRARNKIRQWFTKERRDEAMEQGKDAIARAMRKQNLPLQKLMNQGALSEVAAQLRYDDVSALYAAVGEGHVSTQSVIEKVAAAVQVESDVEDEFPLARRSKRRTSGSSGVLVKGAPDILVKLAKCCTPVPGDEIMGFVTRGSGVSVHQASCVNVASLMNEPERVVEVEWAPSSTSIFLVHIQVEALDRSGLLSDVTRVLSEHHVNILSATVATSNDRLAISRFVFEMGDTTHLDRVLNAVRRIDAVYDVYRVTA from the coding sequence ATGACCGAGGTCACGTCGAACAGCCCTGCTACTCGGCGCCTTCTGTTGCCGCGCCTCTTCTCCCGTGCGCAGCACGCCGGGGCGATCGAGAACCTGATTCGCACGGTGCGAACCCATCATCCCAAGGCAGACGTAGAGCTCCTTGAGCGGGCCTATCGCACGGCGGACGAGGCCCACAAAGGTCAGAAGCGTAAGAGCGGCGAGCCGTACATAACGCACCCTGTCGCTGTGGCTCAGATTCTCGCGGACCTCGGAATCGGCGCCAAGACGCTTGCTGCTGCCCTGCTGCACGACACGGTTGAAGACACCGAGTACACGCTTGACATGCTCAGGCGGGATTTCGGCGACGAAGTTGCGATGCTCGTCGACGGCGTCACCAAGCTGGACAAGCTCAAGTACGGCGACAGCGCTCAGGCGGAGACCGTCCGCAAGATGGTTGTCGCGATGTCGAAGGACATCCGAGTACTCGTGATCAAACTTGCCGACCGTCTCCACAATGCGCGCACCTGGGGCTTTGTTTCTTCGGAGTCGGCGAAACGCAAGGCGCAAGAGACGATCGAGATTTATGCGCCGTTGGCTCATCGCCTCGGCATCCAGGCCATCAAGTGGGAGCTCGAAGACCTCTCCTTCGCCGTTTTGCAGCCCAAGCTGTACGTGGAAATCGAAAGTCTGGTCAAGCAGCGAACCCCCCAGCGGGAGCAGTTCGTTCAACAGGTGATCGACTCCGTTAACGAAGACCTCAAGTCGGCCCGCATCAAGGGTCGCGTCATGGGCAGGCCCAAGCAGTACTACTCGATCTACCAGAAGATGATCCTGCGAGGCAGGGATTTCGACGAGATCTACGACCTCGTGGGCATCCGGGTACTGGTCTCATCGGTGCGGGATTGCTACGCAGTTCTCGGCTCGATTCACGCGCGCTGGACTCCGATTCCCGGTCGCTTCAAGGACTACATCGCGACGCCTAAATTTAACCTCTATCAGTCGCTTCACACGACGGTAATCGGCCCGAAAGGCCGCCCCGTCGAGATCCAGATCCGCACGGACGAGATGCACCAGCGCGCCGAATACGGCGTCGCAGCGCACTGGAAGTACAAGGACCGTCTCTCAGGCGGCAAAGACTCGTCGTCGTCGATTGCTGGCGACTCGGACATGGCGTGGCTCGCTCACATCTCCGATTGGCAGGCGGAGACCGCCGACCCCGAGGAGTTTCTCGACTCGCTGCGCTTTGAGATTGGTGCCAAAGAGGTTTATGTTTTCACGCCGCAGGGCAAGGTCATCGGGCTTCCCGCTGGCGCGACACCCGTGGACTTTGCGTACGCCGTGCACACCGAGGTGGGCCACCGCACCATGGGGGCCAAGGTCAATGGCCGCCTGATTCCGCTCGAGAGCGAATTGAACAGCGGCGACGTTGTCGAGGTCTTCACCTCAAAGAATCCGGATGCCGGGCCAAGCCAGGGCTGGCTGACGTTTGTTAAGAGCACTCGGGCACGAAACAAGATTCGTCAGTGGTTCACTAAGGAGCGCCGCGACGAGGCTATGGAGCAGGGCAAGGATGCCATTGCCCGGGCTATGCGCAAGCAGAACCTGCCTCTTCAGAAGCTCATGAACCAGGGCGCACTCAGCGAGGTTGCCGCTCAGCTTCGGTACGACGACGTTTCCGCGCTCTACGCGGCCGTCGGCGAGGGCCACGTCTCTACGCAGTCTGTCATCGAGAAGGTCGCGGCCGCAGTGCAGGTCGAGAGCGACGTCGAAGACGAATTCCCGCTCGCGCGCCGCTCGAAGCGGCGCACCAGCGGCAGCTCTGGTGTTCTCGTCAAGGGCGCTCCTGACATTCTGGTCAAGCTCGCGAAGTGCTGCACACCAGTCCCCGGGGACGAGATCATGGGTTTCGTCACCCGAGGCTCCGGAGTGTCAGTTCACCAGGCGTCGTGCGTCAACGTTGCGTCGCTCATGAATGAACCGGAGCGCGTTGTCGAGGTTGAGTGGGCGCCGTCGTCGACCAGTATCTTCCTCGTGCACATTCAGGTCGAGGCCCTCGACAGGTCGGGGCTTTTGTCGGACGTGACGCGCGTGCTCTCTGAGCATCACGTGAACATTCTTTCGGCCACCGTTGCCACCTCGAATGATCGCCTAGCTATCAGCAGGTTCGTCTTCGAGATGGGCGACACCACGCACCTCGACAGAGTGCTCAATGCGGTTAGACGCATCGACGCGGTCTACGACGTCTATCGTGTGACCGCTTAG
- the secF gene encoding protein translocase subunit SecF — MSGFAQLGNDLYTGRRSFDFVGRRKLWYAIAAVLILASVVGPMLRGGFEFGIEFRGGSQFQIERVSDTDQTLGEDAVRSVVPELLPRVTVVGTDSVRIQTDIVTDDEALEIKDSLATAYDVPVDQVNASFIGATWGADITAQSIRALIVFIVLAGVLMALYFRTWKMALAAMIALFHDLIITAGIYGILGFEVTPAAVIGFLTILGYSLYDTVVVFDKIRENTTEDVDSTKRTFAESVNLAVNQTLVRSINTSVVAVLPVAAILFIGAFVLGAGTLRDISLALFIGILVGAYSTIFVAAPVYVHLREREPAIVKQRQRIEAARRAEATEVAAETGV; from the coding sequence ATGTCAGGGTTCGCCCAGCTGGGAAACGATCTCTACACGGGTCGTCGTTCCTTTGACTTCGTCGGCCGCCGCAAGCTCTGGTACGCCATTGCCGCGGTTCTGATTCTTGCGTCGGTCGTTGGCCCGATGCTTCGCGGTGGCTTTGAGTTCGGCATCGAATTCCGTGGCGGTTCGCAGTTCCAGATCGAGCGCGTATCCGACACCGACCAGACCCTCGGTGAGGATGCTGTCCGCAGCGTCGTGCCTGAGCTTCTGCCCCGCGTAACGGTTGTCGGAACCGACTCTGTGCGCATCCAGACCGACATCGTCACAGACGACGAGGCGCTAGAGATCAAGGATTCTCTCGCCACGGCCTACGACGTTCCGGTCGACCAGGTTAACGCCTCATTCATTGGGGCGACGTGGGGCGCAGACATCACCGCGCAGTCGATTCGCGCACTCATCGTGTTCATCGTGCTAGCCGGTGTCCTGATGGCGCTGTACTTCCGAACGTGGAAGATGGCCCTCGCCGCGATGATCGCCCTGTTTCACGACCTCATCATCACCGCCGGCATCTATGGCATCCTCGGGTTTGAGGTCACCCCCGCCGCCGTCATCGGATTCCTCACGATTCTCGGATACTCCCTCTACGACACTGTCGTTGTCTTCGACAAGATCAGGGAAAACACGACGGAGGACGTCGACTCAACGAAGCGAACCTTCGCGGAGTCTGTCAACCTCGCGGTCAACCAGACCCTTGTTCGGTCGATCAACACGTCCGTCGTTGCTGTTCTGCCCGTTGCCGCGATTCTGTTCATCGGAGCGTTCGTGCTGGGCGCAGGCACGCTCCGCGACATTTCGCTGGCACTCTTCATTGGCATTCTGGTTGGGGCGTACTCGACGATTTTCGTCGCGGCACCGGTTTATGTTCACCTGCGTGAGCGCGAGCCGGCCATCGTCAAGCAGCGGCAGCGTATTGAGGCGGCTCGCCGCGCGGAGGCTACGGAAGTCGCCGCCGAAACCGGCGTTTAG
- the secD gene encoding protein translocase subunit SecD: protein MAQRSTPVKKAWRSLSWLGVIVVALVGFNVAGVIWQGSGWTPKLALDLEGGTQIILAPQLESGQEVTSEQLDQAVSIIRQRIDAAGVSESEINTQGAQNIVVSIPGTPDQETLDRIESSAKLEFRPVLEASAATPATVEGSEEPSASPDAGESDEPAESAPAATPSVSPTDASDLNWITPELRETYTNFDCAKLDDAATNVAPADQPLVTCDDTRSIKYILGPVEVSGERISDATHSLVSNSQGVSTGQWGVNIVFDDKGTQQFADVTTRLYSLTGVQNQFAIVLDGAVISAPTTNAVITNGKPQISGNFTQDTAKTLADQLKFGALPIGFEVQSIENISATLGQSQLWSGLIAGVIGLVLVVVYSLFQYRALGLVTVASLGVAAVIVYLVINLLSWREGYRLSLAGVAGLIVAIGIIADSFIVYFERIRDELRDGRMLGSAVEAGWKRAIRTILASDTVNFLAAAVLFVLAIGNVRGFALTLGITTLIDLLVVMLFTHPLMQLLSKTKFFGDGHPWSGLSPQALGAVYRGRAQFREPTGVSAAKRAASSREAAKRQTIAERKAAEQSAPSRGKDS from the coding sequence GTGGCACAACGATCGACCCCGGTCAAGAAGGCTTGGCGTTCCCTCTCATGGCTCGGCGTCATCGTCGTCGCGCTGGTCGGGTTCAACGTCGCAGGAGTGATCTGGCAGGGCTCTGGGTGGACCCCCAAGCTCGCGCTCGATCTCGAGGGCGGCACCCAGATCATCCTGGCCCCTCAGCTTGAAAGCGGCCAAGAAGTAACAAGCGAGCAGCTCGACCAAGCTGTGTCGATCATTCGCCAGCGCATCGACGCCGCCGGTGTCTCGGAATCCGAGATCAACACGCAGGGTGCGCAGAACATCGTCGTGTCGATTCCGGGAACACCCGATCAGGAGACTCTCGACCGCATCGAGTCCTCGGCAAAGCTCGAGTTCCGACCGGTGCTAGAGGCGAGCGCAGCGACTCCCGCGACCGTTGAGGGCAGCGAAGAGCCGAGCGCGTCACCGGACGCAGGCGAATCTGACGAGCCCGCCGAAAGCGCGCCAGCGGCGACGCCGAGCGTCAGCCCCACCGACGCGAGCGATCTCAACTGGATCACCCCCGAGCTGCGCGAAACCTACACAAACTTTGACTGCGCAAAGCTCGACGACGCGGCGACGAACGTTGCTCCAGCCGACCAGCCTCTCGTCACCTGTGACGACACCCGGTCGATCAAGTACATTCTCGGCCCCGTGGAGGTGTCGGGGGAGCGAATCTCCGACGCCACGCACAGTCTCGTCTCCAACAGCCAGGGCGTTAGCACTGGGCAGTGGGGCGTCAACATCGTCTTCGACGACAAAGGAACTCAGCAGTTCGCTGACGTGACCACGCGGCTCTACTCGCTCACTGGTGTGCAAAACCAGTTCGCGATCGTGCTTGACGGGGCTGTTATCTCGGCTCCGACAACCAATGCCGTGATCACGAACGGCAAGCCGCAGATCTCGGGCAACTTCACGCAGGACACGGCGAAGACTCTCGCCGACCAGCTCAAGTTCGGCGCCCTGCCCATTGGTTTCGAAGTTCAGAGCATCGAGAACATCTCCGCAACGCTCGGCCAGAGCCAGCTGTGGAGCGGGCTCATCGCCGGCGTAATCGGGCTTGTTCTGGTCGTTGTCTACTCACTGTTCCAATACCGGGCACTGGGATTGGTCACGGTCGCCTCGCTTGGAGTCGCGGCAGTGATCGTCTATCTCGTTATTAACCTGCTGTCCTGGCGAGAGGGCTACCGCCTCTCACTGGCCGGTGTTGCCGGTCTGATTGTGGCCATCGGCATCATCGCGGACTCGTTCATCGTCTACTTTGAGCGCATTCGAGACGAACTGCGCGATGGCAGGATGCTCGGTTCCGCAGTTGAGGCGGGATGGAAGCGCGCAATCCGCACGATTCTTGCGTCGGATACCGTCAACTTCTTGGCCGCCGCTGTGCTGTTTGTCCTGGCAATCGGTAACGTTCGGGGCTTCGCCCTGACGCTCGGCATCACGACCCTCATCGACCTGCTCGTGGTCATGCTCTTCACGCACCCGCTGATGCAGCTGCTGTCGAAGACCAAGTTCTTCGGCGACGGTCACCCCTGGAGCGGTCTGAGCCCACAGGCCCTTGGCGCCGTCTACCGCGGACGGGCTCAGTTCCGCGAGCCAACGGGTGTGAGTGCGGCCAAACGCGCGGCAAGCAGCCGTGAGGCAGCAAAACGACAGACGATTGCTGAGCGCAAGGCTGCTGAGCAGTCCGCGCCCTCACGAGGAAAGGACTCCTGA
- the yajC gene encoding preprotein translocase subunit YajC, translating to MAYNLTTIVRTVVRRFPSGRPLRMDPLLIVMMALLAVFIFFQFRTSKKRRAEQETLQSKMVPGAEVMTQFGVYGTLLSVDEESNEALLETTPGTVLRVHRQTILKVVENDVAEADSIATDETVIDEPIAIDSASDDTHTVTADGDAKGVDGRAADKGND from the coding sequence ATGGCCTATAATTTAACGACCATCGTGCGCACCGTCGTGCGCAGATTTCCCTCTGGAAGGCCCCTCCGCATGGATCCGCTACTTATTGTCATGATGGCCCTCTTGGCCGTCTTTATCTTCTTCCAGTTCCGTACGTCCAAGAAGCGCCGCGCAGAGCAGGAGACCCTGCAGTCAAAGATGGTTCCCGGCGCTGAAGTTATGACGCAGTTCGGCGTCTACGGAACGCTGCTTTCGGTAGATGAGGAGTCCAACGAGGCTCTGCTCGAAACGACCCCCGGCACCGTTCTTCGCGTCCACCGTCAGACGATCCTCAAGGTTGTCGAAAACGACGTAGCCGAGGCCGACAGCATCGCAACAGACGAGACCGTGATCGACGAACCGATCGCTATTGACTCCGCATCTGACGACACCCATACGGTGACTGCGGATGGCGATGCCAAGGGCGTCGACGGCCGTGCTGCCGACAAGGGCAACGACTAG
- the ruvB gene encoding Holliday junction branch migration DNA helicase RuvB produces the protein MSSEAFGFERSSVESVVVPVPESTAELAFEGALRPRSLSEFVGQTKVRAQLELLLQAAALQSRTPDHILLAGPPGLGKTTLAMIVAHESDRPLRMSSGPAIQHAGDLAALLSSLVPGEVLFIDEIHRMARSAEEMLYLAMEDFRIDIMVGKGAGATSIPLDLAPFTLVGATTRSGLLPNPLRDRFGFTAHLEFYSDDELAHVISRASRLLELEIDSESLGEIAGRSRGTPRIANRLLRRVRDFSLVNGREGLEAVQAALKLYDVDDLGLDRLDRAVLSTIIQQFGGGPVGLGTLAASVGEEAETIESVAEPFLVRMGLISRTPRGRVATRKAWEHLGIAQRESALFRDGL, from the coding sequence ATGAGCTCAGAAGCGTTTGGTTTTGAGCGGAGTTCTGTGGAGTCCGTGGTGGTGCCCGTGCCGGAGTCGACGGCAGAGTTAGCCTTCGAAGGGGCACTACGCCCACGCTCGCTTTCTGAGTTCGTCGGACAGACTAAGGTCCGCGCGCAGCTTGAACTTTTGCTTCAGGCTGCCGCCCTGCAGTCGCGCACGCCCGACCACATTCTGCTCGCGGGTCCTCCAGGGCTGGGTAAAACGACGCTTGCGATGATCGTGGCTCATGAGAGCGATCGCCCGCTGCGCATGTCTAGCGGGCCGGCGATTCAACATGCGGGAGACCTGGCGGCCCTGCTCTCGTCACTGGTGCCCGGCGAGGTCTTGTTTATCGACGAGATCCACCGGATGGCCCGCTCCGCCGAGGAGATGCTCTATCTCGCTATGGAGGACTTCCGCATCGACATCATGGTGGGCAAGGGGGCTGGGGCGACCTCGATCCCCCTTGATTTGGCGCCGTTCACGCTAGTCGGTGCCACGACCCGCTCCGGCCTGCTGCCGAATCCTCTGCGTGACCGCTTCGGCTTTACCGCTCATCTGGAGTTCTATTCCGATGACGAGCTCGCCCATGTCATTTCCCGCGCCAGTCGCCTTCTGGAACTCGAGATCGACTCAGAGTCACTGGGGGAGATCGCTGGGAGGAGCCGAGGCACACCACGAATCGCCAATCGCCTGCTTCGGCGGGTAAGGGATTTCTCACTCGTCAATGGACGGGAGGGGCTCGAGGCCGTCCAGGCGGCGCTCAAGCTCTATGACGTCGATGATCTTGGCCTCGATCGGCTAGACCGAGCGGTCCTCTCGACCATCATTCAGCAGTTCGGGGGAGGGCCGGTAGGGCTCGGCACGCTTGCCGCATCCGTCGGTGAAGAAGCGGAGACGATTGAGTCGGTCGCCGAACCATTCCTAGTGCGAATGGGATTAATTTCGCGAACCCCGCGAGGTCGGGTCGCCACTCGGAAGGCCTGGGAACACCTAGGAATAGCGCAGCGGGAGTCAGCACTCTTCCGCGATGGCCTATAA
- the ruvA gene encoding Holliday junction branch migration protein RuvA, producing the protein MISSVRGTLLSLAGSVAVIEVGGIGLAVAITPQHALSLRTGSEVTVHTALIVREDDLSLYGFADRDELSVFDLLRGVTGVGPKSAMGVLAAMTPDEIARAVNSENDSAFRKVSGIGPKTAKLIVLSLAGKLVAVAPSPSAAAPQPIVRDSVVQALIGLGWNEKAAQDAADEAISSAAGAQRESVPALLRLALSELGPSAVREGAAR; encoded by the coding sequence ATGATCTCTTCTGTGCGCGGCACTCTGCTTTCTCTCGCGGGTTCCGTCGCGGTTATCGAGGTCGGGGGCATCGGTCTCGCAGTCGCCATTACGCCCCAGCATGCCCTAAGCCTGCGCACCGGATCCGAGGTCACCGTCCACACCGCGCTCATCGTTCGCGAGGATGATCTCTCTCTCTACGGCTTTGCCGACCGTGATGAACTCTCGGTGTTTGACCTTCTGCGGGGAGTCACCGGAGTCGGGCCAAAATCGGCAATGGGGGTCCTCGCAGCCATGACGCCCGACGAGATTGCTCGGGCCGTCAACTCCGAGAATGACTCTGCGTTCCGCAAAGTGTCGGGGATCGGCCCCAAGACGGCGAAGCTGATCGTGCTTTCCCTCGCGGGCAAGCTCGTGGCCGTGGCGCCGTCCCCGTCTGCTGCGGCCCCGCAGCCAATTGTTCGCGACAGCGTAGTGCAGGCGCTTATTGGTCTCGGATGGAACGAGAAGGCAGCCCAGGATGCTGCTGACGAGGCGATCTCAAGCGCTGCGGGAGCGCAGCGGGAGAGTGTTCCGGCGCTTCTGCGTCTCGCGCTTTCCGAACTCGGCCCGTCCGCCGTGCGCGAGGGTGCTGCGCGATGA